Below is a window of Escherichia coli DSM 30083 = JCM 1649 = ATCC 11775 DNA.
TTCGCTTCTTTCTCAGTCAGACCTACCCATGCAACTTCTGGTTCGGTATAGGCGATGGACGGGATAACTTTCGGATCGAAGTAATGTTTTTTACCGGCGATAACTTCAGCGGCAACGTGACCTTCGTGAACACCTTTGTGTGCCAGCATTGGCTGACCGACGATATCACCGATAGCAAAGATGTGCGGTACGTTGGTACGCAGCTGTTTGTCAACGCGGATGAAACCACGGTCGTCAACTTCCACGCCAGCTTTGCCTGCGTCGAGGTTTTTACCGTTCGGCACACGACCAATCGCTACCAGCACGGCGTCGTAACGCTGCGGTTCAGCGGGTGCTTTTTTGCCTTCCATCGTCACATAAATGCCGTCTTCTTTCGCTTCAACGGCGGTAACTTTGGTTTCCAGCATCAGGTTGAATTTCTTGCTGATACGCTTGGTAAAGACTTTAACGATGTCTTTATCAGCTGCCGGGATGACCTGGTCGAACATTTCAACCACGTCAATCTGTGAACCCAGCGCGTGGTATACGGTGCCCATTTCCAGACCGATGATACCGCCACCCATTACCAGCAGGCGTTCTGGTACTTCTTTCAGTTCCAGCGCGTCAGTGGAGTCCCAGATACGCGGATCTTCATGCGGAATAAACGGCAGTTGAATCGGGCGAGAACCCGCTGCAATGATCGCGTTGTCGAAGTTGATCACGGTTTTACCGTTCTCACCTTCAACTTCCAGGGTGTTAGCCCCGGTAAATTTACCCAGACCGTTGACCACTTTGACTTTGCGGCCTTTCGCCATACCAGCCAGACCACCGGTCAGCTGATTGATCACTTTCTCTTTCCAGGTACGAATCTTGTCGATATCGGTTTTCGGTTCGCCAAAGACGATACCGTGTTCAGCCAGCGCTTTGGCTTCTTCGATAACTTTTGCTACGTGCAGCAGTGCTTTAGAAGGGATACAGCCGACGTTCAGGCAAACACCGCCAAGGGTGTTGTAGCGTTCTACGATTACGGTTTCCAGACCTAAATCAGCGCAACGGAAGGCAGCGGAGTAACCTGCGGGGCCTGCCCCAAGTACCACGACCTGAGTTTTGATTTCAGTACTCATCATGACCTCTATATATTTATCTCCGGCGGGTCTGACGTTTTTTTATGACGCCCATTATCCACCGGGTCGTTCTATCCGTCGGTATCTTACAAAATTGTTAACAATTTTTAAACAACAAACGGCAACCGATTTGTCTATTCGCTAATAACCTCAATACATTCATGAGATTACCAGAAAAAAGCCGGCCGTTGGGCCGGCTCTTTTACTTACATCACCAGACGGCGAATGTCAGACAGCGTGTTGTTAATGATGGTAATGAAACGGGCACCATCAGCACCGTCGATCACGCGGTGGTCGAAGGAGAGAGAAATCGGCAGCATCAGACGCGGCACGAACTCTTTACCATTCCACACCGGCTCCATCGCGGACTTGGAAACGCCGAGGATAGCCACTTCCGGCGCGTTCACAATCGGCGCGAAGTGGGTAGTCCCCAGGCCGCCGATGCTGGAGATGGTGAAGCAACCGCCCTGCATTTCGCCCGCAGTCAGCTTACCGTCACGCGCTTTCTTAGAAATAGTCATCAGCTCGCGAGACAGCTCGATGATGCCTTTCTTGTTGACGTCTTTGAATACCGGAACAACCAGACCGTTCGGGGTATCCACCGCCACACCGATGTTGATGTATTTCTTCAGGGTCAGACGCTGACCGTCTTCCGACAACGAACTGTTGAAGCGAGGCATCTGCTCAAGAGCTGCAGCAACGGCTTTCATGATGAAGACAACTGGGGTTATCTTCACATCCAGCTTACGTTTCGCCGCTTCTTCGTTCTGCTGTTTACGGAACGCTTCCAGCTCGGTGATATCGGTTTTGTCGAAGTGGGTAACATGCGGGATCATCACCCAGTTACGGCTCAGGTTCGCACCAGAGATTTTCTGGATACGGCCCAGTTCCACTTCTTCGATTTCACCAAACTTGCTGAAGTCCACCTTCGGCCACGGCAGCATGCCTGGGATACCGCCGCCAGTCGCCGCCGGAGCCGCTTCTGCACGTTTGATAGCTTCTTTCACGTAAGCCTGAACGTCTTCGCGCAGGATACGACCTTTACGGCCAGTGCCCTTCACTTTCGCCAGGTTAACGCCAAATTCGCGTGCCAGACGGCGGATCAGCGGAGTCGCGTGAACGTAAGCGTCGTTTTCAGCAAATTCAGATTTGCCTTCGGCTTTCGCAGCCGGAGCTGCTGCTGGAGCTTCAGCTTTTGCTGCCGGAGCCGGCGCTGCCGCTTCCTGTTTCGCAGGAGCTGCCGCAGGCGCTGCGCCTTCAACTTCGAAGATCATAATCAGCGAGCCAGTTTTCACTTTATCGCCAACGTTGACTTTCAGTTCCTTCACGACGCCTGCAAACGGAGCCGGAACTTCCATAGAAGCTTTATCGCCTTCTACGGTGATCAGTGACTGTTCAGCGGCAACTTTGTCGCCCACTTTCACCATCACTTCGGTCACTTCAACTTCGTCACCGCCGATATCCGGAACGTTAACTTCTTTCACGCCAGCTGCTGATGCAGGGGCCGCTGCCGGAGCTGCTTCCTGTTTAGCTGCCGGAGCTACCGCGCCTGCTTCACCCGCGACTTCGAAGACCATAATCAGCGAGCCGGTAGACACTTTGTCACCCACGTTCACTTTGATCTCTTTCACGGTGCCAGCAAACGGAGCCGGAACTTCCATAGAAGCCTTGTCGCCTTCTACGGTGATCAGCGACTGTTCAGCTTCAACTTTATCGCCAACTTTCACCAGGATTTCGGTCACTTCAACTTCGTCGCTGCCGATATCCGGAACGTTAACGTCTTTTGCCGCGGCAGCCGCTGGTGCTGCTGCCGGAGCTGCTTCTTTCTTCTCTTCTGCCTGAGCAGGTGCAGCGTCAGCTGCACCGTCGGCGGAATCGAAAATCATAATCAGTGCGCCGGTCTGGGTTTTATCGCCAACAGAGACTTTGATCTCTTTAACGATACCCGCCTGCGGAGATGGTACTTCCATAGAGGCTTTGTCGCCTTCTACGGTGATCAGCGACTGTTCGGCTTCAACTTTGTCGCCCACTTTGACCAGGATCTCGGTGATTTCAACTTCATCAGCCCCGATGTCCGGTACTTTGATTTCGATAGCCATTATTCTTTTACCTCTTACGCCAGACGCGGGTTAACTTTATCTGCATCGATGTTGAATTTGGCGATTGCGTCAGCAACCACTTTCTTATCGATTTCGCCACGTTTAGCCAGTTCGCCCAGCGCCGCAACCACGACATAAGAAGCATCAACTTCAAAGTGGTGACGCAGGTTCTCACGGCTGTCGGAACGACCGAAGCCATCAGTACCCAGTACGCGGTAGTCGTCAGCCGGTACGTAAGTACGGACCTGCTCAGCGAACAGTTTCATATAGTCGGTAGATGCCACTGCCGGAGCGTCGTTCATCACCTGAGCGATATACGGAACGCGCGGAGTTTCCAGCGGGTGCAGCATGTTCCAGCGTTCACAATCCTGACCATCACGCGCCAATTCGGTGAAGGAAGTCACGCTATAAACGTCAGAACCTACGCCGTAATCTTTCGCCAGGATCTCTGCCGCTTCACGGACGTGACGCAGGATAGAACCGGAGCCCAGCAGCTGAACTTTACCTTTGCTACCTTCAAGGGTTTCGAGTTTGTAGATACCTTTACGGATACCTTCCTCAGCACCTTCCGGCATTGCCGGCATATGGTAGTTTTCGTTCAGCGTAGTGATGTAGTAGTAAACGTTCTCTTGTTTTTCACCGTACATACGCTCCAGACCGTCATGCATGATGACAGCAACTTCGTAAGCGTAAGCCGGATCGTAAGAGATACAGTTCGGGATAGTCAGCGACTGAATGTGGCTGTGACCATCTTCGTGCTGCAGACCTTCGCCGTTCAGGGTGGTACGACCGGAAGTACCGCCGATCAGGAAGCCACGCGCTTGCTGGTCGCCAGCCGCCCAGCACAGATCGCCGATACGCTGGAAACCGAACATCGAGTAATAGATGTAGAACGGGATCATCGGCAGATTGTTGGTGCTGTAAGAGGTCGCCGCTGCCAGCCAGGAACAACCTGCGCCCAGCTCGTTGATCCCTTCCTGCAGAATCTGACCTTTCTCGTCTTCTTTATAGTAAGCAACCTGCTCGCGGTCCTGCGGGGTGTACTGCTGACCGTTCGGGCTGTAAATACCAATCTGACGGAACAGACCTTCCATACCGAAAGTACGCGCTTCGTCGGCGATGATCGGTACCAGACGATCTTTGATCGACTTGTTCTTCAGCATCACGTTCAGAGCACGAACGAAAGCGATAGTGGTAGAGATCTCTTTGCTCTGCTCTTCCAGCAGCGCGCCGAAATCTTGCAGGCTCGGCAGCTCCAGCTTCTCGGTGAAGTTCGGCTGGCGGCTTGGCAGATAACCGTGCAGTTTCTGACGTTGAGCGTGCAGATAGGTATGCTCTTCAGAACCTTCCGGGAAGGTGATGTACGGCAGTTTTTCGATATCTGCATCAGACACCGGCACATTGAAACGGTCGCGGATGTGACGCACACCGTCCATGTTCATTTTCTTAACCTGGTGCGCGATGTTTTTACCTTCAGCCGCGTCGCCCATGCCGTAACCTTTAATGGTATGAGCAAGGATTACCGTCGCTTTGCCTTTGGTTTCCTGCGCTTTCTTGAATGCAGCGTAGATTTTCTTCGGATCGTGACCACCACGGTTCAGTGCCCAGATCTGCTCGTCAGTCCAGTCTGCAACCAGTGCTGCGGTTTCAGGATATTTACCGAAAAAGTGTTCGCGAACATACGCACCATCTTTCGATTTGAAGGTCTGGTAATCGCCGTCAACGGTTTCGTTCATCAGCTGGATCAGTTTACCGCTGGTATCTTTACGCAGCAGTTCGTCCCAACGGCTACCCCACATCACTTTGATCACGTTCCAGCCAGCACCTTCGAAGATGCCTTCCAGTTCGTTGATGATCTTGCCGTTACCGGTGACCGGGCCGTCAAGACGCTGCAGGTTACAGTTGATAACGAAGACCAGATTATCCAGTTTTTCACGGGTAGCGATGGTGATCGCACCTTTGGATTCCGGTTCGTCCATTTCACCGTCGCCGAGGAACGCGTAAACGGTTTGTTTAGAGGTATCTTTCAGGCCACGGTGTTCCAGATATTTCAGGAACTTAGCCTGGTAAATAGCACCAATCGGACCCAGCCCCATAGATACGGTCGGGAACTGCCAGAATTCCGGCATCAGTTTCGGGTGCGGATAGGAAGAGAGGCCATTGCCGTGAACTTCCTGACGGAAGTTATCCAGCTGCTCCTGAGTCAGACGACCTTCCAGGAAAGCACGAGCGTAAACGCCTGGGGAGATGTGGCCCTGGAAGTAAACCAGGTCGCCGCCATCCTGCTCGTTGCGTGCACGGAAGAAGTGGTTAAAGCACACATCATAAATGGTTGCGGAAGACTGGAAGGACGCCATGTGGCCGCCCAGTTCGAGGTCTTTTTTCGACGCACGCAGCACCGTCATGATGGCGTTCCAGCGGATAGCTGAACGAATACGGCGTTCCAGTTCCAGATTACCCGGATACTCCGGTTGTTCTTCAACGGGGATGGTGTTGATGTAGTTGCTGATACCGGTGCCTGCGGCTACGTTGACACCGCCTTTGCGGGCTTCAGCAAGCAGTTGGTCGATCAGATACTGAGCACGCTCAACACCTTCTTCACGGATGACCGATTCGATCGCCTGGAGCCAGTCGCGAGTTTCGATCGGATCCACGTCATTTGGGAAACGTTCTGACATGGGTTATTCCTTATCTATCTAATAACGTTGAGTTTTCTGGAACCTGTCCCATTGAACTCTCGCCGGAAAGCTCAATAAGACAGGTTCTACGTTTAGTTGCCGCGCTTTTATATGCGCTTGATTTACAACATCTTCTGGATAATTTTTACCAGAAAAATCACTAATTCTTTCGTTGCTCCAGACGACGCAGAGAACGCTCACGGCGGCTCTCTTCACGGCTTCTGTCGAGCAAAATTTCTTCGATAAAGGCCAGATGGCGATGCGATGCTTCGCGCGCTTCTTCCGGCTTACCGGCCATAATCGCTTCAAATATGCGGGTGCGGTGACTACTCACCAGCGGCAGCATCTCGCGACGCGAATAGAGCAATTCGAAGTTCTGGCGGACATTCTGGGCCAACATCGGCTCCATACACCTTAGCAGATGAAGCAGAACCACATTGTGGGCCGCTTCGGTGACGGCAATCTGATACTGGAGTACGGCGTTTGATTCCGCGTCCAGATCGCCAGACTGCTGCGCCAGCTCTATAGCGTGGTGGAGTTCACGGATGCGTTCCTTGTCTTCATCGGTACTACGCAGCGCGGCGTAATAAGCGGCGATACCTTCCAGGGCGTGTCGTGTTTCGAGCAAGTCATACTGTGATTCAGGATGGTCGGAGAGCAGCTCCACCAGCGGATCGCTGAAGCTTTGCCATAGGCTGCTCTGGACAAAAGTGCCGCCACCCTGGCGACGAAGCAACAAGCCCTTCGCTTCGAGACGTTGAATCGCCTCACGCAATGAGGGACGGGAGACGTCAAACTGTTTTGCCAGTTCGCGTTCCGGTGGGAGTTTTTCGCCCGGGCGGAGAGTGCCTTCGAGGATCAAAAACTCCAGTTGCTGCTCAATCACATCGGAGAGTTTTGGTTGGCGGATTTTGCTGTAGGCCATGAGTTCCTGTCTTAAGCCACTTGCCGAAGTCAATTGGTCTTACCAATTTCATGTCTGTGACGCTAAAGTAACAAAGTATTCACCTTATGTCCATACAGGTTTTGATTGAAATCATGAAACTGTGCACATTTTAACAACTTGACATATATAACGTTTCAAAGTTGTAACTATGCACAAATGTTAAATTTACCCATCAAGGGGTGACCTTAACAGAATTGAAACGAAAAAATATTTCCTCTGAACCGATTCACCAAGCAACAAAACGCATAACAATTCAATTATGTGAATTAATATGTAAAATGAATGTTCAGGGAAGGAGAGAAAGGTAGTATTTACCTATGTTTTCTTTTTACATTGCTTATTATCACTGCAATCGCCACCGTAACCTTCTCGTAGCGAAAATCATCACTTAACCAGAACGTGATGATTTTCAGGTGACAGATTCTGTTTAGAGTTCATTCTGAATCTTTGAACAAAGGCAATCCTTGCGAACGCCGCCATTCTTTGACGATTTTCAGGATGTTTTCAGGTTTACCATCTTCTGGGGAATTAGGATAGAAAATGAGATCTCCCTTTTTAGGATGTTCAGTAATTTTAATGAAATGATCCACTAAGGTATCGAGATATTTTTCTAATTTTTTCCCTTTTAGGGATTTATCTTTGCTAGTTGCATTTACTATCTCCTCAAGCATTTCAAGAAATTCACCTTCTGTGTAAAAATATATTTTATATTTTAAATCATGCATATACATTATCTCCTGTAGTGAATTTCATCATGTAGTCGAGGCGTAACAATCCTTTAATTATCAATATCATAAATTTCGCCACCACATTCAATCGCAACACTATGATATATATGGAATTCTTTAACAATTTCCTTAGAGCCATAATGCCAACCTTCAAGAGGCGCTTTTGCGATTAATCCTTGTTTTATACGTGTTTGGTTACCAGTTGAAAACTGCGCTATCAACTCCGGATACTGACTCACCTCCAGCCAAAGGGTATCGGTGAAAGCGGGAAATTGATAAAATAACCTAATGAAATTTCAGTATTTTACCTGTTTTTTAAGAGCACCCACATTATTATTTTATGTTATTAACATCATCGCATTAGCCAGACGCGATGATGTTCCATATATAGTTTTATTATCTACTTTATTTAGAGTCTTTAAACAAGGGTAGCCCCTGTGAACGCCGCCATTCTTTGACAATTTTCAGGATGTTTTCAGGTTCATCATCTCCCTTCTTTGCAGGATAGTAGATAAGATCGCTCATCAACGGATGTTGTGTAATTCTGGTAAGATGTTCTTCTAGATCATCCCAATATTTGTCAAGCTCTTCCCCTTTTAATTGAGCGTTATCCCCGGTTGGATTTGTAAACTCGCCAAGCAACTCAATGAATTCCCGCTCTGTGTAATCTTCTATTTCATCTTTAAAATTATACATTTAACTATCTCCTGTAATAAATTTCATCATGCAAATGAGGTGTGCCCTCCTTAAATTATCAATATCGTAAATTCCGCCACTATATTCAATCGCAACACGATGATACATGTGGAATTTTTTAACGATTTCTTTAGTGCCATAATGCCAACCTTCAAGTGGTGCTTTTGCGATTAATCCTTGTTTTATACGTGTTTGATTACCGCTTGAAAACTGCGCTATCAACTCCGGATACTGACTCACCTCCAGCCAAAGGGTATCGGTAAAAGCGGGAAAATGATAAAATAACCTAATGAGGCTTCAGTATTTTTACCTGTTTTTTAAGAGCAATCACATTATTATTTTATGTCATTAATATCATCGCATTAGCCAGATGCGATGATGTTCCATATATAGTTTTATTATCTACTTTATTTAGAGTCTTTAAACAAGGGTAACCCCTGTGAACGCCGCCATTCTTTGACAATTTTCAGGATGTTTTCAGGCTTATCATCTCCTTGACTTTTAGGGTAGAAAATTAGATCGCTCCCTGACGGATGCTGTGTAATTTCAATAAAATGATCTACTAATGAATCCCAGTACATTTCTAGCTCCTTACCTTTTAAGGATTTTCCATCTTTCATAGATGATCTCAATCCGCCTAAAAAATTAAGAAATTCATCCTCGGTATAATCCTGGAGCTTTTCTTTAAACATATTTATCTCCTGTAGTGAATCTCATCGTGTAGTCTGGGGGTAACAATTCGTAAATTATCAATATCGTATACGCTGCCGCCATATTCAACTGCAACACGATGATGTATCTGGAATTTTTTAACTATTTCTTTAGGGCCATAATACCAACCGTCAATAGGTGCTTTTGCGGTTAATCCTTGTTTTATACGTGTTTGGTTACCACTTGAAAACTGCGCTATCAACTCCGGATCCTGACTCACCTCCAGCCACAGCGCCTCGCGAAACTCATCAAAGGTTTTAAACTCCCGTCCGCGCAATTTATCAGCAATATGCGCCGGGATTGGTGCGCCGTTGCCGTTATTGGATACCGACATATCCAGCCAGCGAGTTCCTGGTGAAAGCGGGACGCCGCGCCCTGTTACAACACCAGGCAGCTTTCGCGGATCCTCCTTCAGGTAAACATAGATGGGCTTAATACCGGATCCCGCCGGAAAAACCAGAATATAATCGTTGAATTCTTTCGGATCAGGAACCGGGAATGGCGGCGTGGTATAGGTATCGGTGCCGTCCGGAATCGGCGTCACCAGAATGGTGGGCTGCTCCAGCGGCGGCCTGTCGTTACCGGTATGGCCCGGAACATACCCATGTTCCGGATTTTCCGGCGTCCAGGTAATCAGGGGGCCATCGACATCGTGAGCGGGGGTAAATTCATAACGCTGCGTCTGCTCGTTCCACTGCATGTTCGCCACGCGGACGTTTTCATACGGCGTACCTTCACCCGTATGAACACCATACACCTGAGGCTTGCCGTGAATGTCAGTTCCCCAGAAAAAACGTACCCGGGTGGTGGCGGTACTGCCTGCTAGTGCTTTCTGCCGCAGTTCTTCCTCATACCAGAACTCATCACGTCCGGGCACGCGAGCACTGCCCTCGCCCGCAGAGGGAATATACAAAGCAGATGCCAACGCACCGATGTAAGAGCCGCAGGTTGCACTGAGTATGCCACTGAGCGACCATTTTCCCCATATTTGAGCCGCCAACACACTACCCGGAAACAGTAGCATGGTTTGAGCTTCTGCGGGTTGCCCAACATCGTTAGCCTCCGGATGGTGGTATCCACAGCAGTCATCAACCACTGGCAGAGCAAAAATCGCTACTTGCCCGAAGTTTTCAGCGGGTTCTTCTGCCGTTCCGGCATCTGTACATCCCTTCTCCTTCAGACAGGATTTGGCATAGACCGGTTTAACCGCTGGTGGAGAGAGTGGAAGGTTAACAACTGGTAGTGGCTCAGGGTTAAGATTACTGGCAGGTGGGTTTTTAGGTGGAATAAATAAGCTATTATAGCCAGCAGGAAAGGCCAACCAGTCAAATTCCGTATTGGCTATTAGATGTTTGCATAATATGTAGTCATAATTAACATTTACACATTCGGTAGGAAGATTATTGTCAGAAATGTTTACATGAATAGCAGTTAATGAAGCATTTCTTAGCTGAATATAATAATACCGTTCCCAGCGCCCGCTTTTATTTATACGATACAAATCGATTTCAATAAATAACCGCTCATTCTGATTGATGGCATTAGACAGTAGCGGTGAGCTTTTATCAATGAGTTTGCAAAATTGTAGCCCCTGTAGATTAACGCCTTTACCAGTACTGGTAATGGCGTTGGTGAGTGCAAAGGCAAAAATTTCATCTTCATGGCCAACCTGCCAGCGATTACCAACCGACGCATACGTCCCACAGCCTGAAGAAATATCGCCCTGCTTCTCACCGATTATTCTCAGGTAAACAATATCGCCCACTTTATTTCATTCCCGTTTATCCTTAACTTTTTTGCATTAAATAGAAAACTTATTTCTCGATCAATAAGAAACGCTTTTAATGAAAAATTATTTCAATTACTTAACGTTTTCACTTAGCTCGCAATATTATATTTAAATACTCGCGTTACAACCCCATTGTATTATTAACATCTATTTATTCTTATATGACCTTTTGTAAGATTATTGTGCTGGTGGCTAAGGCATGGTGTTCAGCAGGCAGACAAATCCGACATATAGCTAGTTAAAACAGTATGTTATCAGACTTAAAGTATCTATTAAATGTGATGAAAAACTTACAATTGCTTTTTTTTTATCCAGAAAATCAACACATCTACATAAAGCAGGTGCATTCTCGCGCATATACCATTATCTTGTGATAGTTGAAAGTACTATCATCATAATTCAGTTACATAAAATGTAAAGAAACCAATACAACAAACGGAATTACAAAATTACACACGCATTGCTGCGTAGTTCAAAAAAACAACACAACACGAGGTTTCATAATGGAAGGTCAACAGCACGGCGAGCAGCTAAAGCGCGGCCTTAAAAACCGCCATATTCAGCTTATCGCGCTGGGTGGCGCGATAGGGACAGGGCTATTCCTGGGTAGCGCCTCCGTAATACAATCCGCAGGGCCAGGGATTATCCTGGGTTACGCCATTGCTGGTTTTATCGCCTTTCTGATCATGCGTCAGCTAGGTGAAATGGTGGTCGAAGAACCTGTCGCAGGCTCCTTTAGCCACTTTGCTTATAAATACTGGGGCAGTTTTGCCGGTTTCGCCTCTGGCTGGAACTACTGGGTACTGTACGTTTTAGTTGCCATGGCAGAGCTGACTGCCGTGGGTAAATACATTCAGTTCTGGTATCCGGAAATCCCAACCTGGGTTTCTGCCGCC
It encodes the following:
- the pdhR gene encoding pyruvate dehydrogenase complex transcriptional repressor PdhR, with the translated sequence MAYSKIRQPKLSDVIEQQLEFLILEGTLRPGEKLPPERELAKQFDVSRPSLREAIQRLEAKGLLLRRQGGGTFVQSSLWQSFSDPLVELLSDHPESQYDLLETRHALEGIAAYYAALRSTDEDKERIRELHHAIELAQQSGDLDAESNAVLQYQIAVTEAAHNVVLLHLLRCMEPMLAQNVRQNFELLYSRREMLPLVSSHRTRIFEAIMAGKPEEAREASHRHLAFIEEILLDRSREESRRERSLRRLEQRKN
- a CDS encoding bacteriocin immunity protein, encoding MHDLKYKIYFYTEGEFLEMLEEIVNATSKDKSLKGKKLEKYLDTLVDHFIKITEHPKKGDLIFYPNSPEDGKPENILKIVKEWRRSQGLPLFKDSE
- a CDS encoding bacteriocin immunity protein, with product MFKEKLQDYTEDEFLNFLGGLRSSMKDGKSLKGKELEMYWDSLVDHFIEITQHPSGSDLIFYPKSQGDDKPENILKIVKEWRRSQGLPLFKDSK
- the aceF gene encoding pyruvate dehydrogenase complex dihydrolipoyllysine-residue acetyltransferase; translated protein: MAIEIKVPDIGADEVEITEILVKVGDKVEAEQSLITVEGDKASMEVPSPQAGIVKEIKVSVGDKTQTGALIMIFDSADGAADAAPAQAEEKKEAAPAAAPAAAAAKDVNVPDIGSDEVEVTEILVKVGDKVEAEQSLITVEGDKASMEVPAPFAGTVKEIKVNVGDKVSTGSLIMVFEVAGEAGAVAPAAKQEAAPAAAPASAAGVKEVNVPDIGGDEVEVTEVMVKVGDKVAAEQSLITVEGDKASMEVPAPFAGVVKELKVNVGDKVKTGSLIMIFEVEGAAPAAAPAKQEAAAPAPAAKAEAPAAAPAAKAEGKSEFAENDAYVHATPLIRRLAREFGVNLAKVKGTGRKGRILREDVQAYVKEAIKRAEAAPAATGGGIPGMLPWPKVDFSKFGEIEEVELGRIQKISGANLSRNWVMIPHVTHFDKTDITELEAFRKQQNEEAAKRKLDVKITPVVFIMKAVAAALEQMPRFNSSLSEDGQRLTLKKYINIGVAVDTPNGLVVPVFKDVNKKGIIELSRELMTISKKARDGKLTAGEMQGGCFTISSIGGLGTTHFAPIVNAPEVAILGVSKSAMEPVWNGKEFVPRLMLPISLSFDHRVIDGADGARFITIINNTLSDIRRLVM
- a CDS encoding bacteriocin immunity protein → MYNFKDEIEDYTEREFIELLGEFTNPTGDNAQLKGEELDKYWDDLEEHLTRITQHPLMSDLIYYPAKKGDDEPENILKIVKEWRRSQGLPLFKDSK
- the aceE gene encoding pyruvate dehydrogenase (acetyl-transferring), homodimeric type codes for the protein MSERFPNDVDPIETRDWLQAIESVIREEGVERAQYLIDQLLAEARKGGVNVAAGTGISNYINTIPVEEQPEYPGNLELERRIRSAIRWNAIMTVLRASKKDLELGGHMASFQSSATIYDVCFNHFFRARNEQDGGDLVYFQGHISPGVYARAFLEGRLTQEQLDNFRQEVHGNGLSSYPHPKLMPEFWQFPTVSMGLGPIGAIYQAKFLKYLEHRGLKDTSKQTVYAFLGDGEMDEPESKGAITIATREKLDNLVFVINCNLQRLDGPVTGNGKIINELEGIFEGAGWNVIKVMWGSRWDELLRKDTSGKLIQLMNETVDGDYQTFKSKDGAYVREHFFGKYPETAALVADWTDEQIWALNRGGHDPKKIYAAFKKAQETKGKATVILAHTIKGYGMGDAAEGKNIAHQVKKMNMDGVRHIRDRFNVPVSDADIEKLPYITFPEGSEEHTYLHAQRQKLHGYLPSRQPNFTEKLELPSLQDFGALLEEQSKEISTTIAFVRALNVMLKNKSIKDRLVPIIADEARTFGMEGLFRQIGIYSPNGQQYTPQDREQVAYYKEDEKGQILQEGINELGAGCSWLAAATSYSTNNLPMIPFYIYYSMFGFQRIGDLCWAAGDQQARGFLIGGTSGRTTLNGEGLQHEDGHSHIQSLTIPNCISYDPAYAYEVAVIMHDGLERMYGEKQENVYYYITTLNENYHMPAMPEGAEEGIRKGIYKLETLEGSKGKVQLLGSGSILRHVREAAEILAKDYGVGSDVYSVTSFTELARDGQDCERWNMLHPLETPRVPYIAQVMNDAPAVASTDYMKLFAEQVRTYVPADDYRVLGTDGFGRSDSRENLRHHFEVDASYVVVAALGELAKRGEIDKKVVADAIAKFNIDADKVNPRLA
- the lpdA gene encoding dihydrolipoyl dehydrogenase; the encoded protein is MSTEIKTQVVVLGAGPAGYSAAFRCADLGLETVIVERYNTLGGVCLNVGCIPSKALLHVAKVIEEAKALAEHGIVFGEPKTDIDKIRTWKEKVINQLTGGLAGMAKGRKVKVVNGLGKFTGANTLEVEGENGKTVINFDNAIIAAGSRPIQLPFIPHEDPRIWDSTDALELKEVPERLLVMGGGIIGLEMGTVYHALGSQIDVVEMFDQVIPAADKDIVKVFTKRISKKFNLMLETKVTAVEAKEDGIYVTMEGKKAPAEPQRYDAVLVAIGRVPNGKNLDAGKAGVEVDDRGFIRVDKQLRTNVPHIFAIGDIVGQPMLAHKGVHEGHVAAEVIAGKKHYFDPKVIPSIAYTEPEVAWVGLTEKEAKEKGISYETATFPWAASGRAIASDCADGMTKLIFDKESHRVIGGAIVGTNGGELLGEIGLAIEMGCDAEDIALTIHAHPTLHESVGLAAEVFEGSITDLPNPKAKKK
- the tssD gene encoding type VI secretion system tube protein TssD; amino-acid sequence: MGDIVYLRIIGEKQGDISSGCGTYASVGNRWQVGHEDEIFAFALTNAITSTGKGVNLQGLQFCKLIDKSSPLLSNAINQNERLFIEIDLYRINKSGRWERYYYIQLRNASLTAIHVNISDNNLPTECVNVNYDYILCKHLIANTEFDWLAFPAGYNSLFIPPKNPPASNLNPEPLPVVNLPLSPPAVKPVYAKSCLKEKGCTDAGTAEEPAENFGQVAIFALPVVDDCCGYHHPEANDVGQPAEAQTMLLFPGSVLAAQIWGKWSLSGILSATCGSYIGALASALYIPSAGEGSARVPGRDEFWYEEELRQKALAGSTATTRVRFFWGTDIHGKPQVYGVHTGEGTPYENVRVANMQWNEQTQRYEFTPAHDVDGPLITWTPENPEHGYVPGHTGNDRPPLEQPTILVTPIPDGTDTYTTPPFPVPDPKEFNDYILVFPAGSGIKPIYVYLKEDPRKLPGVVTGRGVPLSPGTRWLDMSVSNNGNGAPIPAHIADKLRGREFKTFDEFREALWLEVSQDPELIAQFSSGNQTRIKQGLTAKAPIDGWYYGPKEIVKKFQIHHRVAVEYGGSVYDIDNLRIVTPRLHDEIHYRR